A portion of the Tiliqua scincoides isolate rTilSci1 chromosome 3, rTilSci1.hap2, whole genome shotgun sequence genome contains these proteins:
- the MOGAT1 gene encoding 2-acylglycerol O-acyltransferase 1 gives MKIEFAPLNIPLARRAQTFAVVQWVFSFLLLGQCCNIVFIILLFGDYWFLSALYMLWLYFDWETPHTGGRRSQWVRNWTVWKYFKDYFPIHLIKTCDLDPSQNYLFGFHPHGVLVAGAFGNFCTEYTGFKKLFPGLTPYLHTLPFMLSFPFYREYIMCIGLVVASKKSVSHVLSNEKGGNVSVIVIGGAEESLDAHPGSLTLNILKRKGFIKMALKHGAPLVPVYSFGENELFKQIANPKGSWLRSLQEKLQKVMGFALPLFHGRGIFQYSFGMIPYRTPIHTVVGNPIAVKRNLSPSPEDVDELHQKYLQELKKLFDMNKEKYGIPEHKSLTFT, from the exons ATGAAGATCGAGTTCGCCCCTCTCAACATCCCCCTGGCCAGGAGGGCGCAGACGTTCGCCGTGGTCCAGTGGGTCTTCTCCTTCCTGCTGCTGG GACAATGTTGCAATATAGTCTTTATTATCTTACTTTTTGGAGACTACTGGTTCCTCTCTGCTTTATATATGCTGTGGCTGTACTTTGACTGGGAAACGCCTCATACTGGTGGAAGAAGATCTCAGTGGGTCAGAAACTGGACTGTCTGGAAGTACTTTAAAGACTACTTTCCAATTCAT CTCATAAAAACTTGTGATTTGGATCCAAGCCAAAACTATCTCTTTGGATTTCATCCTCATGGTGTCCTTGTTGCTGGAGCCTTTGGAAATTTTTGCACAGAATACACTGGTTTTAAAAAGCTGTTCCCTGGTCTGACACCTTACCTTCACACCTTGCCTTTCATGCTCAGTTTTCCTTTCTACCGAGAATATATAATGTGCATAG GGCTGGTTGTGGCATCCAAGAAGAGTGTGTCTCATGTCTTAAGCAATGAAAAAGGTGGAAATGTTTCAGTGATTGTAATTGGAGGGGCAGAGGAGTCTTTGGATGCCCATCCTGGAAGCTTAACTCTTAATATCTTAAAGAGGAAAGGTTTCATTAAGATGGCGCTGAAACATGG GGCTCCGCTTGTCCCGGTATATTCTTTTGGTGAAAATGAACTGTTCAAGCAAATTGCTAATCCAAAAGGATCATGGCTAAGATCACTGCAAGAGAAACTGCAGAAGGTTATGGGGTTTGCCTTGCCTCTGTTCCATGGCAGGGGGATCTTTCAGTATAGCTTTGGTATGATACCTTACAGGACGCCTATTCACACTGTTG TTGGAAATCCTATTGCTGTAAAACGGAATCTGAGCCCTTCCCCTGAAGACGTTGATGAACTACATCAGAAATATTTACAAGAGCTAAAGAAATTATTTGACatgaacaaagaaaagtatgggaTACCTGAGCACAAGTCTCTCACCTTTACTTAA